The following proteins are co-located in the Purpureocillium takamizusanense chromosome 10, complete sequence genome:
- a CDS encoding uncharacterized protein (EggNog:ENOG503PE8Z): MDIAIPMPLVNGQPQQQQQQQQQQQQRQDHGWAGDILTSRPVPRSWRPSVAAADPNLSAILSASSYPIPTPGRWQYPSPSMSDSYAGLYGGLHMEPAAAPWAEQLARANEVATSESESADRGTPDAAGAAAAGAPKTKRRRKSSEQGSTAGPMEKSAPTEKKVGRPRKAVDTSDCDDPEERRRRQIRLAQRAYRLRKESRISYLESRVSQLETSIDKMSAAVVSFGSMLVESKVLLPHANLRDSLSETVQTCLESVRESSSGGKDEHHHMQQLSLQTQATSTRTTSSLPMELYTAPLPPIDLSLLAPRNDVSAGSGGVLPVKHADFMEKLHISIVYYGYSLLADLSTPMELLSRHFRLTLAAMDRSRVLAHFAAALQAKLSGGPVTGDWSDMPFFQLGGAGSHYSWLKEREKLMEKQLLNGGDKLGNGNKEGVVDAATSALGLYSRRSRAWPRIVITPETIPANVQEQLGGDWFDMQDLELYLRERNVELFRFDTAAAPTGFTPPKAAPPSKGYINSEWLLRALLYRATCLGRSAGFRRRDAEMALNGIMNS; the protein is encoded by the exons ATGGACATTGCCATACCCATGCCGCTCGTTAAcgggcagccacagcagcagcagcagcagcagcagcagcagcagcagcgccaggatCACGGCTGGGCCGGAGACATCCTCACCTCTCGGCCCGTCCCCCGCTCCTGGCGTCCCTcggtcgctgccgccgacccgAATCTCTCCGCCATCCTCTCCGCCTCCAGCTACCCCATCCCCACCCCGGGCCGCTGGCAATACCCGAGCCCGTCCATGTCGGATTCCTATGCAGGCTTGTACGGCGGGCTACATatggagccggcggcggccccctgGGCAGAACAGCTGGCGAGGGCCAACGAGGTCGCGACCAGCGAGTCTGAGTCGGCGGACCGCGGCACTCccgatgctgccggcgcggcggcggcgggagctcCCAAGACAAAGCGGAGACGCAAGAGCAGCGAGCAGGGCAGCACCGCAGGGCCCATGGAGAAGAGCGCTccgacggagaagaaggtTGGTAGGCCGAGAAAGGCCGTGGACACATCCGACTGCGATGACCCCGAAGAG agacgacgacgacagatTCGTCTCGCGCAAAGGGCGTACCGGCTGCGCAAGGAGTCGCGCATCTCGTACCTCGAGTCGCGCGTGTCGCAGCTCGAGACCTCCATCGACAAGATGAGCGCCGCCGTAGTGTCATTCGGCAGCATGCTGGTAGAATCCAAGGTCCTACTTCCACACGCCAACTTGAGGGATAGCCTGAGCGAGACAGTGCAGACGTGTCTCGAGTCGGTGCGAGAgtccagcagcggcggcaaggacgaaCATCATCACATGCAGCAATTGTCTCTACAGACACAAGCCACCAGCACGCGCACCACGTCGAGCCTGCCCATGGAACTATACACAGCCCCGCTTCCGCCGATCGACCTGTCGCTCCTCGCCCCCAGGAACGACGTTTCCGCTGGCAGCGGGGGAGTGCTGCCGGTGAAACACGCCGACTTCATGGAGAAGCTGCACATATCCATCGTTTACTATGGCTACTCGCTGTTGGCGGACCTGTCGACACCCATGGAGCTTCTCAGTCGACACTTCCGCCtgacgctcgccgccatggaccgGTCACGCGTATTGGCGCACTTTGCGGCGGCACTTCAGGCCAAGCTCAGCGGGGGGCCGGTCACGGGGGATTGGAGCGACATGCCCTTCTTccagctgggcggcgccggctcgcACTACTCGTGGCtcaaggagagagagaagctCATGGAGAAGCAACTCTTGAACGGTGGAGACAAACTCGGAAACGGCAACAAAgaaggcgtcgtcgatgcggcTACGTCTGCGCTGGGCCTTTACTCGCGACGTTCCAGGGCGTGGCCAAGGATCGTGATCACGCCGGAGACCATACCGGCAAACGTCCAAGAGCAGCTTGGGGGCGACTGGTTCGACATGCAGGACCTGGAACTCTATCTGCGTGAACGCAACGTAGAGTTGTTCCGCTTCGacaccgctgctgcgccgacGGGGTTCACGCCTCCCAAGGCCGCACCGCCATCAAAGGGGTATATCAACTCCGAATGGCTCCTTCGAG CGCTACTGTACCGGGCGACGTGCTTGGGCCGTTCAGCAGGGTTCCGTCGGCGCGATGCCGAAATGGCTTTGAACGGCATAATGAACTCATGA
- a CDS encoding uncharacterized protein (EggNog:ENOG503NWXD~TransMembrane:12 (i127-148o168-190i197-216o222-243i255-279o285-308i341-364o376-397i404-423o429-454i466-488o500-521i)~COG:G): MFATTQVRAEDSCNKNQPPDDPVVVADNSNNNAPPSADHRPASQHSQEGVTPDEEQPQQQPQQQEEPGDDGIWVTRRSPSLADDEYYLYRTGRSLRRGEAPYVKNIGGAALMEVQSPNSFPEGGREAWLVVFGSFCAMGAIFGLINSSAVFESYFRTHQLRKYSHSQIGWIFSLYLFLVFFVGLQVGPVFDRHGPRLLVAAGSICIVSSLMLLSISTEYYQIILTYSVLGGLGGALLNAPAYGAIAHFFKKRRGLATGIATTAGGIGGIVFPLLLRYLLGKRGVGFAWSCRILGFIILGLCALANLFIKTRLTPSRPVADEGGATKASVLPDLTIFRDKRFTLTAVGIFFMEYGLFVPLTYIVSYATSHGFDVSDGMILLAYLNAGSVLGRFLPGILADKLGRFNVIIMTIGLCAVTVLGIWLPSESSHAAIIGFCVTFGFASGSNLGLIPVCLGQFCSSKDFGRYYSTAQMVASFGTLSSVPIGGALLGLKGHLGWEALMLFAGSSYVVALICYASARILSVGWRPLKKF; the protein is encoded by the exons ATGTTTGCGACGACGCAGGTCAGGGCAGAGGACAGCTGCAACAAAAACCAACCCCCAGAtgaccccgtcgtcgtcgccgacaacagcaacaacaatgCCCCCCCGTCAGCGGACCACCGCCCAGCTTCGCAGCATAGCCAGGAGGGAGTGACCCCCGACGAagagcagccgcagcagcagccgcagcagcaggaggagccaGGTGACGACGGCATCTGGGTCACCAGGCGATCCCCCAGCCTCGCTGACGACGAATACTATCTCTACCGCACCGGCAGATCCCTCCGCAGAGGAGAAGCGCCCTATGTTAAGAACATTGGTGGTGCCGCTCTGATGGAGGTGCAGTCGCCCAATTCGTTCCCCGAGGGAGGCCGCGAGGCgtggctcgtcgtctttggcTCGTTTTGCGCCATGGGCGCCATCTTCGGCCTCATCAACTCGAGCGCCGTCTTCGAGTCGTACTTTAGGACGCACCAGCTGCGCAAGTACAGCCACTCGCAGATCGGCTGGATTTTCAGCCTCTACCTGTTTCTGGTTTTCTTTGTTGGTCTACAGGTCGGTCCCGTGTTTGACCGTCACGGCCCGAGGCTGCTTGTCGCGGCCGGTAGCATCTGCATCGTCTCGAGTCTCATGCTTCTTAGCATCTCCACTG AATACTACCAAATCATCTTGACATACTCAGTGCTCGgagggctgggcggcgccctgctcaACGCTCCGGCGTACGGTGCCATTGCCCACTTCTTCAAGAAACGTCGCGGTCTCGCCACAGGCATCGCGACCACGGctggcggcatcggcggcatcgtaTTCCCTTTGCTCTTGCGATATCTCTTGGGAAAGAGGGGAGTCGGCTTCGCCTGGAGCTGTCGCATCCTGGGCTTCATTATCCTCGGGCTCTGCGCCCTAGCCAATCTCTTCATCAAGACTCGCCTCACCCCCAGTCGCCCTGTAGCGGACGAAGGCGGCGCGACAAAGGCTTCGGTCTTGCCCGATCTTACCATATTCAGGGACAAACGCTTCACGCTGACCGCCGTGGGCATCTTCTTCATGGAATATGGGCTCTTTGTGCCTCTCACGTACATTGTCTCATACGCCACGTCGCACGGCTTTGACGTATCCGATGGCATGATTCTGCTCGCGTATCTCAATGCGGGTTCCGTTCTGGGGCGTTTTCTTCCGGGGATactcgccgacaagctcggGCGCTTcaacgtcatcatcatgaccATCGGTCTctgcgccgtcaccgtcctgGGCATATGGCTCCCGTCTGAGTCGTCgcacgccgccatcatcggcttCTGCGTCACGTTTGGATTCGCAAGCGGCAGCAACCTTGGCCTCATCCCCGTCTGTCTAGGCCAGTTCTGCTCGTCCAAGGACTTTGGGCGATACTACTCGACGGCGCAGATGGTGGCGAGCTTCGGCACGTTAAGCAGTGTGCCCATTGGGGGCGCGCTTCTCGGCCTGAAAGGACACCTTGGCTGGGAGGCCCTGATGTTGTTCGCGGGCTCTTCTTATGTGGTGGCTTTGATCTGCTACGCATCTGCCCGAATATTGTCTGTTGGTTGGCGGCCTTTGAAAAAGTTCTAA
- a CDS encoding uncharacterized protein (EggNog:ENOG503P0QN~COG:H) has translation MANSQIVGTLDSWEANAAFWDAGMGANGNEYWNLLQKPYLQKLIPVDEEHPERTRILDLATGNGMASRFLARRGASLVATDGSKEMLKYCRQRCAEEGATGMQFQELDVTKPEDFESLLASPLAVGGFDVVLINMAIMDIETLEPLADALPKLLKPNGIFVATMLHPVFFTSRANRIIEVLTDPATGEYYNVRGRVVREYMKVEPWRGVAVNGQPAHQIYFHRPLHELFATFFKRGLVMDGLEEPTFTDDHPEVKQQGRPESSRNYTQIPPIMAFRFRKLN, from the exons atggccaacaGTCAGATTGTCGGCACTCTGGACTCTTGGGAGGCCAATGCCGCCTTTTGGGACGCGGGCATGGGCGCCAACGGGAACGAGTACTGGAATCTTCTACAGAAGCCGTATTTGCAGAAACTCATCCCCGTTGACGAGGAGCATCCCGAGCGAACGCGCATCCTGGATCTTGCCACAGGCAATGGCATGGCATCGCGATTCCttgcgcgtcgcggcgctaGCCTCGTCGCTACCGATGGCTCCAAAGAGATGCTCAAGTACTGTCGTCAGCGTTGCGCCGAGGAGGGAGCCACGGGAATGCAGTTCCAGGAGCTTGACGTGACAAAACCCGAGGACTTTGAGAGCCTGCTTGCGTCGCCGCTCGCG GTCGGTGGCTTCGACGTTGTGCTCATCAACATGGCCATCATGGATATTGAGACTCTTGAGCCGCTCGCCGATGCGCTGCCAAAACTGCTGAAGCCCAACGGCAT CTTCGTCGCGACGATGCTGCATCCCGTCTTCTTCACGTCGCGCGCGAACCGCATCATCGAGGTGCTAACCGATCCCGCCACCGGCGAATATTATAATGTCCGCGGCAGGGTCGTGCGCGAGTACATGAAGGTTGAACCCTGGcgtggcgtcgccgtcaatggCCAGCCCGCGCATCAG ATTTACTTTCACCGCCCTCTTCACGAGCTTTTCGCGACCTTTTTCAAGCGAGGCCTCGTCATGGACGGCCTGGAAGAACCGACCTTCACCGACGATCACCCTGAGGTGAAACAGCAGGGAAGGCCAGAGTCGTCACGCAACTACACGCAGATACCCCCCATCATGGCTTTTCGCTTCCGGAAGTTGAACTAG
- a CDS encoding uncharacterized protein (EggNog:ENOG503NY2M~TransMembrane:12 (i25-49o69-89i101-122o128-146i158-179o185-204i263-288o300-320i327-346o358-377i398-422o434-453i)~COG:U), producing the protein MPSTTPGDSLLIQTSSLSRFRSSTLLILIVVCSAVFTDIFLYGLLVPVLPFALTSRAGVPAPEIPRWNGILLALYNLGLCLGSPAFGFLADRMSSRRLPFLAGLVALAASTLLLCLGRSVAVIAVGRVLQGLSAAICWAVGLALLADSLTERVGWALGWVNWAMTAGFLLSPILGGLAYEKAGYYAVYYMAFGLIGCDIVLRLFMKEGGSARKRDANATEDNPARGEPRAIEPDLVEPLQGGPGNHLGPGVANYWALIKSRRLLASLIGCIMQSASKFAFFAVIPPFVDKIFHWNALDAGLIFLCVLLPGFLSPVVGSVADRYGTKWLSFAGFVLSVPLFVCLRFVTENTLTQKVLLGALLTLMGIALTLSSTPLMAEITYVIEDKEKGRPGIWGTKGVYGVGFGLFTTSFALGGVIGSFMAGYLYDGPGWETFGWAFGIWCAGGAMICLLFVGKPTIR; encoded by the exons ATGCCGTCAACTACGCCAGGTGATAGCCTCCTCATCCAAACGTCTTCCCTGTCTCGATTCCGCTCTTCGACGCTCCTCATTTTGATCGTCGTCTGCTCAGCCGTCTTCACAGACATTTTCCTCTACGGGCTCCTCGTCCCGGTGCTGCCCTTTGCGCTCACAtcccgcgccggcgtccccGCCCCCGAGATCCCTCGCTGGAATGGCATCCTCCTGGCCCTCTACAACCTCGGCCTCTGCCTCGGTAGTCCCGCCTtcggcttcctcgccgaccgcATGTCGAGCCGCCGTCTGCCGTTCCTCGcaggcctcgtcgccctcgcggcgtcCACGCTGCTGCTATGCCTGGGCCGCAGCGTCGCGGTCATAGCGGTGGGACGCGTGCTGCAGGGGCTCAGCGCGGCGATCTGCTGGGCGGTCGGGCTGGCTCTCCTGGCGGACAGCCTGACGGAGAGGGTGGGCTGGGCGTTGGGCTGGGTGAACTGGGCGATGACGGCCGGGTTTCTCCTCTCGCCGATTCTGGGCGGTCTCGCCTATGAGAAGGCTGGCTACTACGCTGTGTACTATATGGCGTTCGGGCTGATCGGATGCGACATCGTCCTCCGGCTGTTTATGAAGGAGGGGGGTTCTGCCCGTAAGCGGGATGCCAACGCAACAGAGGATAATCCCGCCAGAGGAGAGCCTCGAGCCATTGAGCCGGACCTGGTCGAACCACTTCAAGGAGGTCCGGGAAATCATTTAGGCCCGGGGGTCGCCAACTACTGGGCTTTGATCAagtcgcggcggctcctcgcctccctcaTCGGCTGCATCATGCAATCAGCCTCCAA ATTCGCATTCTTCGCCGTCATCCCCCCTTTTGTCGACAAGATATTTCATTGGAATGCTCTCGACGCCGGACTCATCTTTCTGTGCGTCCTGCTTCCGGGATTTCTGTCACCGGTCGTGGGCAGCGTTGCCGACCGCTACGGCACCAAATGGCTGTCTTTTGCGGGCTTCGTCCTCTCTGTCCCGCTGTTCGTTTGTCTGCGGTTTGTCACCGAGAACACCTTGACGCAAAAAGTGCTCTTGGGCGCACTGCTCACACTCATGGGCATCGCCCTCACGCTCTCGAGCACGCCGCTCATGGCGGAGATCACGTACGTCATTGAAgacaaggagaaggggaggcCAGGAATATGGGGCACAAAGGGTGTTTACGGCGTTGGCTTTGGGCTCTTTACCACGTCCTTTGCTTTGGGTGGCGTCATTGGGAGCTTCATGGCGGGCTATCTGTACGATGGACCTGGTTGGGAAACTTTTGGCTGGGCGTTTGGCATCTGGTGTGCCGGTGGAGCGATGATATGCCTTCTCTTTGTCGGCAAACCTACGATTCGATGA
- a CDS encoding uncharacterized protein (COG:S~EggNog:ENOG503P2ZW) codes for MGARLSRLWTSVLGRFCLQTLSYDDQLDSNSIRLLSLVRPRWFSFGLCSPQLVMSKHSMDDLPKYLALSYTWGPPQDEAGAGKYGQTLPIRVNDSSFPVLRNLFEALHGLQRRWNFKDDIQHLWIDAICINQHDLDERAAQVAIMDQVYKRSSTTAIWLGTAGPEADATMQVFDAIRRIPSEEFAPYYRQHPNGAAPPAAFWLKHGLPGFDDEETWRPVVRFFEHRWFNRAWIIQEATLSSNNMYLFWGRHAMTWDDVGHVAFAGQVARLGIMTSQPALARYLAGDPAAGQVCDWVVRDPLVNSFQLWYNRHRYLQRSLTLHDDTMLREMRALTGCDGAGAASWLMYFALSNRWADASDARDKVFCHLGMVNNIASQDGLALSSVQPDYSAAVDAAQLYKRLMTELVQETNSLAIFMAVSDPPSARLAGLPTWVPDLSRRHGLDLMWSIRPQFNACQANGENTGSRKTSRVVVSGESLHVKAMMIGSVTTLSASLPDFLGPSWHSWAGQLLALDPVYRYTGESRVEAFWRTALMNSVARTFPAQWPGVSSAGDMFRAYVLQSMTRYYPGAEADSATREKYRHSLCDVNDLAAADHSGQIPSFNGLSDLTAQIAGVGEEELLTLPDSAVLEALGASVDKASGFLIGMDGSMVNRRIVMTGEGHIANAPMWTEVGDAIAVLDGCPCPVVLRPARASNTCTDTDRNGEPQSPSYWSLVGPAYVHGAMYGELVRAGLAWRELTIR; via the coding sequence ATGGGAGCAAGATTGTCGAGATTATGGACATCTGTCCTGGGGCGATTTTGTTTGCAAACACTCTCATACGACGACCAGCTCGACTCCAACTCTATTCGGTTGCTGTCTTTGGTTCGTCCAAGATGGTTCTCATTCGGTCTCTGCAGCCCACAGCTTGTCATGTCCAAGCACAGCATGGATGACCTGCCGAAATACCTCGCCTTGTCCTACACCTGGGGACCGCCGCAGGATGAGGCTGGAGCAGGCAAGTATGGCCAGACATTGCCAATACGCGTAAACGACAGCTCATTTCCCGTGCTGCGTAACCTCTTCGAGGCATTGCATGGACTGCAACGACGATGGAACTTCAAGGACGATATTCAGCACCTATGGATCGACGCCATCTGCATCAACCAGcatgacctcgacgagcgggcCGCTCAGGTCGCCATCATGGACCAGGTGTACAAGCGATCTTCTACAACCGCCATCTGGTTGGGCACGGCCGGCCCTGAAGCTGACGCCACGATGCAAGTTTTTGACGCGATTCGGCGCATCCCATCAGAGGAGTTCGCCCCGTACTACAGGCAACATCCCAACGGCGCAGCACCGCCTGCCGCATTTTGGCTCAAGCACGGTCTCCCGGGGTTTGACGACGAAGAGACATGGCGGCCTGTGGTACGATTCTTTGAGCACCGGTGGTTCAACCGCGCGTGGATCATCCAAGAGGCGACCCTTTCGTCCAACAACATGTACCTCTTTTGGGGTCGCCATGCCATGACGTGGGACGACGTCGGACACGTCGCATTCGCGGGACAGGTCGCGCGGCTCGGCATCATGACAAGCCAGCCTGCGCTGGCGCGGTATCTCGCGGGAGACCCGGCGGCCGGGCAAGTTTGCGACTGGGTTGTGCGCGATCCGCTCGTGAATAGCTTCCAGCTGTGGTACAACCGGCACCGATATCTGCAGCGAAGCCTGACGCTGCACGACGACACGATGCTGAGGGAAATGCGCGCGCTCACGGGATGCGACGGGGCCGGGGCTGCTTCATGGCTCATGTACTTTGCCCTGTCCAACCGGTGGGCAGACGCGTCGGATGCGCGGGACAAGGTCTTTTGTCACCTGGGAATGGTCAACAACATTGCGTCCCAAGATGGTCTGGCTCTATCGAGCGTGCAGCCGGATTACTCTGCGGCGGTGGATGCCGCCCAGTTGTACAAGCGGCTCATGACAGAACTCGTGCAGGAGACCAACAgcctcgccatcttcatGGCCGTCAGCGATCCGCCCTCAGCACGGCTTGCTGGTCTCCCAACTTGGGTGCCAGATCTGTCGCGGCGACACGGGCTTGACCTGATGTGGTCCATCCGACCGCAATTCAACGCTTGTCAGGCGAACGGAGAGAACACGGGGTCTCGAAAAACATCAagggtcgtcgtcagcggaGAGAGTCTGCATGTCAAGGCAATGATGATTGGATCAGTGACAACCCTGAGCGCGTCACTGCCTGACTTTCTCGGTCCTTCCTGGCACAGTTGGGCTGgccagcttcttgccctcgATCCCGTATACCGCTATACGGGCGAATCGCGCGTCGAGGCATTCTGGCGAACCGCGCTGATGAACTCGGTCGCTCGCACGTTTCCCGCGCAGTGGCCCGGCGTCAGCTCGGCGGGAGACATGTTCCGTGCGTACGTGCTGCAGAGCATGACGAGGTACTACCCCGGAGCAGAGGCCGATAGTGCGACACGCGAGAAGTACCGTCACAGCCTCTGCGATGTGAACgatctggcggcggcggaccatTCGGGGCAGATACCGTCGTTCAACGGGCTGAGCGACCTGACGGCGCAGATtgcgggcgtgggcgaggaggagctcctGACGCTGCCTGACTCGGCGGTGttggaggcgctgggcgcgtCCGTCGACAAGGCATCGGGATTCCTGATCGGGATGGACGGGAGCATGGTGAACCGTCGGATCGTCATGACAGGAGAGGGCCACATTGCCAACGCGCCCATGTGGACGGAGGTGGGCGACGCGATAGCCGTGCTCGACGGATGCCCCTGCCCGGTCGTGCTCAGGCCCGCGAGGGCTAGTAATACATGTACGGATACTGACCGGAATGGAGAGCCACAGTCCCCATCATATTGGAGCTTGGTCGGCCCGGCATATGTGCACGGTGCTATGTATGGGGAACTGGTAAGAGCCGGCTTGGCATGGCGAGAGTTGACGATCCGATGA
- a CDS encoding uncharacterized protein (EggNog:ENOG503P0QN~COG:H), producing the protein MANSQIVGTLDSWEANAAFWDAGMGANGNEYWNLLQKPYLQKLIPVDEEHPERTRILDLATGNGMASRFLARRGASLVATDGSKEMLKYCRQRCAEEGATGMQFQELDVTKPEDFESLLASPLAVGGFDVVLINMAIMDIETLEPLADALPKLLKPNGIFVATMLHPVFFTSRANRIIEVLTDPATGEYYNVRGRVVREYMKVEPWRGVAVNGQPAHQVIMS; encoded by the exons atggccaacaGTCAGATTGTCGGCACTCTGGACTCTTGGGAGGCCAATGCCGCCTTTTGGGACGCGGGCATGGGCGCCAACGGGAACGAGTACTGGAATCTTCTACAGAAGCCGTATTTGCAGAAACTCATCCCCGTTGACGAGGAGCATCCCGAGCGAACGCGCATCCTGGATCTTGCCACAGGCAATGGCATGGCATCGCGATTCCttgcgcgtcgcggcgctaGCCTCGTCGCTACCGATGGCTCCAAAGAGATGCTCAAGTACTGTCGTCAGCGTTGCGCCGAGGAGGGAGCCACGGGAATGCAGTTCCAGGAGCTTGACGTGACAAAACCCGAGGACTTTGAGAGCCTGCTTGCGTCGCCGCTCGCG GTCGGTGGCTTCGACGTTGTGCTCATCAACATGGCCATCATGGATATTGAGACTCTTGAGCCGCTCGCCGATGCGCTGCCAAAACTGCTGAAGCCCAACGGCAT CTTCGTCGCGACGATGCTGCATCCCGTCTTCTTCACGTCGCGCGCGAACCGCATCATCGAGGTGCTAACCGATCCCGCCACCGGCGAATATTATAATGTCCGCGGCAGGGTCGTGCGCGAGTACATGAAGGTTGAACCCTGGcgtggcgtcgccgtcaatggCCAGCCCGCGCATCAGGTAATCATGTCGTAG
- a CDS encoding uncharacterized protein (EggNog:ENOG503P0QN~COG:H) produces MANSQIVGTLDSWEANAAFWDAGMGANGNEYWNLLQKPYLQKLIPVDEEHPERTRILDLATGNGMASRFLARRGASLVATDGSKEMLKYCRQRCAEEGATGMQFQELDVTKPEDFESLLASPLAVGGFDVVLINMAIMDIETLEPLADALPKLLKPNGMCVNGSWDCVVALMLRN; encoded by the exons atggccaacaGTCAGATTGTCGGCACTCTGGACTCTTGGGAGGCCAATGCCGCCTTTTGGGACGCGGGCATGGGCGCCAACGGGAACGAGTACTGGAATCTTCTACAGAAGCCGTATTTGCAGAAACTCATCCCCGTTGACGAGGAGCATCCCGAGCGAACGCGCATCCTGGATCTTGCCACAGGCAATGGCATGGCATCGCGATTCCttgcgcgtcgcggcgctaGCCTCGTCGCTACCGATGGCTCCAAAGAGATGCTCAAGTACTGTCGTCAGCGTTGCGCCGAGGAGGGAGCCACGGGAATGCAGTTCCAGGAGCTTGACGTGACAAAACCCGAGGACTTTGAGAGCCTGCTTGCGTCGCCGCTCGCG GTCGGTGGCTTCGACGTTGTGCTCATCAACATGGCCATCATGGATATTGAGACTCTTGAGCCGCTCGCCGATGCGCTGCCAAAACTGCTGAAGCCCAACGGCATGTGCGTTAATGGCTCCTGGGACTGTGTTGTTGCGTTAATGCTACGAAACTGA